One window of the Amycolatopsis mediterranei genome contains the following:
- a CDS encoding GNAT family N-acetyltransferase produces the protein MLITTERLTLHAWSEACFAGLFALAQLPETVRYVGTGVRWSRAYTLAKHRATLAHWTEHGFGWFAVSATPGSFDGVVSLVRRTAMESGLGRPAVEMGWWIAPSAWGRGYATEATTAVRDRAFASAWADRLLAVYEPANKPSARVVEKLGFTVHSKFVLDGRVEQRAVLERPHS, from the coding sequence GTGCTGATCACCACGGAAAGGCTCACGCTGCACGCGTGGTCCGAAGCGTGTTTCGCCGGTTTGTTCGCGTTGGCCCAGCTGCCCGAGACGGTCCGTTATGTGGGAACGGGTGTGCGGTGGAGCCGCGCGTACACGCTGGCCAAGCACCGGGCAACGCTCGCCCACTGGACCGAACACGGCTTCGGCTGGTTCGCGGTATCGGCGACGCCGGGTTCGTTCGACGGAGTGGTCTCCTTGGTCCGCCGCACTGCGATGGAGTCGGGCCTCGGCCGGCCGGCGGTGGAGATGGGCTGGTGGATAGCGCCCTCGGCCTGGGGCCGCGGCTACGCAACGGAAGCGACGACGGCGGTCCGCGACCGCGCGTTCGCCTCGGCCTGGGCGGACCGGTTGCTGGCGGTGTACGAGCCGGCGAACAAGCCGTCGGCTCGGGTGGTGGAGAAGCTCGGGTTCACGGTGCACAGCAAGTTCGTGCTGGACGGCCGGGTGGAGCAGCGGGCAGTCCTGGAACGCCCGCACTCCTGA
- a CDS encoding PadR family transcriptional regulator → MPSRKIRNTLALALLGLLLERPMHPYEMASTLRERHKGSTFKINPGSLYDTVESLAKQRWIEPVETVREGNRPERTVYAHTELGRQEFVAWLDELVREPVAEYPKFVAAVSYLGALGPDRAADALEERARHLAERIDGADTALAETVGKGAPRLFMIEVEFVRDAWRAELDWARRTAAEIRSGSLPWPENF, encoded by the coding sequence ATGCCGTCACGCAAGATCCGCAACACGCTCGCCCTGGCCCTGCTCGGCCTGCTGCTGGAACGCCCGATGCACCCGTACGAAATGGCGTCCACGCTGCGCGAGCGGCACAAGGGCTCGACGTTCAAGATCAATCCGGGCTCGCTCTACGACACCGTGGAGTCCCTGGCGAAGCAGCGCTGGATCGAGCCTGTCGAGACGGTCCGGGAAGGCAACCGGCCGGAGCGGACCGTCTACGCGCACACCGAGCTCGGCCGCCAGGAGTTCGTCGCCTGGCTCGACGAACTGGTCCGCGAGCCGGTCGCGGAGTACCCGAAGTTCGTCGCGGCGGTGAGCTACCTCGGCGCGCTCGGCCCGGACCGTGCCGCCGACGCACTGGAGGAACGCGCCCGGCACCTCGCCGAACGCATCGACGGCGCCGACACGGCGCTGGCCGAGACCGTCGGCAAGGGAGCGCCGCGGCTGTTCATGATCGAGGTCGAGTTCGTCCGGGACGCGTGGCGTGCGGAGCTCGACTGGGCGCGCCGGACGGCCGCCGAAATCCGGTCCGGGTCCCTGCCCTGGCCCGAAAACTTCTGA
- a CDS encoding acyltransferase → MTSMWGAPALSRVRAWRRARQDPRQAKFLTADSLRWVLRNRAYTPWYLVRYYRLLKFRLANPHIILRGMLFLGKDVEIHCRPGYGRLEIGRWVHIGDGNAIRCHEGSLRIGDKSVFGRQNVINCYLDIELGAATLVADWVYICDFDHVISDIHVPIKDQGIVKSPVRIGPDTWLGTKVSVLKGTRIGRGSVLGAHAVVRGDIPDYSIAVGAPARVVRNREDDYAADAARREAVADMARKANKALQKTLGDQ, encoded by the coding sequence ATGACGTCGATGTGGGGTGCGCCCGCGCTGTCGCGGGTGCGGGCGTGGCGCCGTGCCCGGCAGGACCCGCGGCAGGCGAAGTTCCTGACCGCCGACTCGCTGCGCTGGGTGCTGCGCAACCGCGCGTACACGCCCTGGTACCTGGTCCGGTACTACCGGCTGCTCAAGTTCCGGCTCGCCAACCCGCACATCATCCTGCGGGGCATGCTCTTCCTGGGGAAGGACGTCGAGATCCACTGCCGCCCCGGCTACGGGCGGCTGGAAATCGGCCGCTGGGTCCACATCGGCGACGGCAACGCCATCCGCTGCCACGAGGGTTCGCTGCGGATCGGCGACAAGTCCGTGTTCGGCCGCCAGAACGTGATCAACTGCTACCTCGACATCGAGCTCGGCGCGGCCACGTTGGTCGCCGACTGGGTGTACATCTGTGACTTCGATCACGTCATTTCGGACATTCACGTGCCGATCAAGGACCAGGGCATCGTGAAGTCCCCGGTCCGCATCGGTCCGGACACCTGGCTCGGCACCAAGGTCAGCGTCCTGAAGGGCACCCGCATCGGCCGCGGCAGCGTGCTCGGCGCCCACGCGGTCGTCCGTGGTGACATTCCGGACTACTCGATCGCGGTCGGCGCGCCGGCGCGAGTGGTCCGCAACCGCGAAGACGACTACGCGGCCGACGCCGCCCGTCGCGAGGCCGTCGCGGACATGGCCCGCAAGGCGAACAAGGCCCTCCAGAAAACCCTCGGCGACCAGTAG
- a CDS encoding NlpC/P60 family protein: MVVITAVVVVAGALVAGILLAPKQQETTNAASTGTPASSTSPRPSKPPTTTPPQTSTPPKVPEASEFDAWASKTSQWLDVPLRAMVGYAKATTKLGKDVPGCHLSWVTLAAVGKVTTDHGRARGGQFGTTGVLDKPLGTIEVRDFYNKVVSTANAAGPMQLSPAVWNKYQASASGGKPDVQNIDDAALTTGRALCADGHDLSQGQVWWDSVGTLQPAPLFLHRTLATVNVYGTVGQGSAAPNAAVLSAVNFAIDKIGLPYIWGGNGTGGNDPGFDCSGLTTAAYGSAGIKLMRTADTQFRSVPHVTDPQLGDLIFYGEPATKIHHVGLYIGNQQMIDAPQTGQAVQVHSYRRDGDDYAGAGRPTA; the protein is encoded by the coding sequence GTGGTCGTGATCACGGCGGTGGTCGTGGTCGCGGGCGCCCTGGTGGCCGGCATCCTGCTCGCGCCGAAGCAGCAGGAGACCACGAACGCCGCCTCGACGGGCACACCGGCGTCGTCGACGTCGCCGAGGCCTTCGAAGCCGCCGACGACCACGCCACCGCAGACCTCGACGCCGCCGAAGGTGCCCGAAGCGAGCGAGTTCGACGCCTGGGCGTCCAAGACCAGCCAGTGGCTCGACGTGCCGCTGCGCGCGATGGTCGGCTACGCGAAGGCGACGACGAAGCTCGGCAAGGACGTCCCCGGGTGCCACCTTTCGTGGGTCACGCTGGCCGCGGTCGGAAAAGTGACCACGGACCACGGCCGCGCGCGGGGCGGGCAGTTCGGCACCACCGGTGTCCTGGACAAGCCGCTCGGCACGATCGAGGTGCGCGACTTCTACAACAAGGTCGTCTCGACGGCGAACGCCGCCGGGCCGATGCAGCTGTCCCCGGCGGTCTGGAACAAGTACCAGGCGAGCGCGTCCGGCGGGAAGCCCGATGTCCAAAACATCGACGACGCGGCGCTGACCACGGGCCGCGCGCTGTGCGCCGACGGCCACGACCTGTCCCAGGGCCAGGTGTGGTGGGACTCGGTCGGGACCCTGCAGCCGGCGCCGCTGTTCCTGCACCGGACGCTGGCCACGGTCAACGTCTACGGCACGGTCGGCCAGGGCTCGGCGGCGCCGAACGCGGCGGTGCTGAGCGCGGTGAACTTCGCGATCGACAAGATCGGCCTCCCGTACATCTGGGGCGGCAACGGCACCGGCGGCAACGACCCGGGCTTCGACTGCTCGGGCCTGACGACGGCGGCGTACGGCAGCGCGGGGATCAAGCTGATGCGCACGGCCGACACGCAGTTCCGCAGCGTCCCGCACGTGACCGACCCGCAATTGGGCGACCTGATCTTCTACGGCGAGCCGGCGACGAAGATCCACCACGTCGGCCTCTACATCGGTAACCAGCAGATGATCGACGCGCCGCAGACCGGCCAGGCGGTGCAGGTCCACTCGTACCGCCGGGACGGCGACGACTACGCCGGGGCGGGCCGTCCCACGGCCTGA
- a CDS encoding TetR/AcrR family transcriptional regulator C-terminal domain-containing protein, with protein sequence MAEAPYLRIAADLRRRIGAGELRPGDRVPSTRALVREWGVAMATAAKALSVLGEQGWVRAVPGSGTVVADRTPAKPPLGRAALVRAAIALADAEGLAALSMRRLAAELGVGPMALYRHVPDKDELLRLMADVALGEAELPEPGPARWRPRLELAALAQWRAYRRHPWLAPILLNSLVRPPVLAAGFRLVDWSLRALAGTGLKRRVKLQVIMTLNGWVGGLAVSNAFEVQAEQDTGITGDQRLEADMALLTQFLESGRFPALAEVMTGVEDVDLDEAFEFGLRRQLDGIAVLLGEH encoded by the coding sequence ACCCGGGCGCTGGTCCGCGAGTGGGGTGTCGCGATGGCGACCGCGGCGAAGGCCCTCTCCGTGCTGGGCGAGCAGGGCTGGGTGCGCGCGGTGCCGGGCAGCGGCACGGTCGTCGCCGACCGGACGCCGGCCAAGCCGCCGCTGGGCCGTGCCGCGCTGGTGCGCGCGGCCATCGCGTTGGCCGACGCCGAAGGCCTCGCCGCGCTGTCGATGCGGCGGCTGGCGGCCGAGCTGGGTGTCGGCCCGATGGCGCTGTACCGGCACGTGCCGGACAAGGACGAGCTGCTCAGGCTGATGGCCGACGTCGCGCTCGGGGAGGCGGAGCTGCCGGAGCCGGGCCCGGCGCGGTGGCGGCCGCGTCTCGAACTGGCGGCCCTCGCGCAGTGGCGGGCGTACCGCCGTCACCCGTGGCTGGCGCCGATCCTGCTCAATTCCCTGGTCCGCCCGCCGGTGCTGGCGGCGGGTTTCCGGCTGGTCGACTGGTCGCTGCGGGCGCTGGCCGGCACCGGTTTGAAGCGCCGGGTGAAGCTGCAGGTGATCATGACGCTCAACGGCTGGGTCGGCGGCCTGGCCGTGAGCAACGCGTTCGAGGTCCAGGCGGAGCAGGACACGGGCATCACGGGCGACCAGCGCCTGGAGGCCGACATGGCGCTGCTGACGCAGTTTCTCGAATCGGGCCGGTTCCCGGCGCTGGCCGAGGTGATGACCGGTGTCGAGGACGTCGACCTCGACGAGGCGTTCGAGTTCGGGTTGCGCCGCCAGCTCGACGGGATCGCCGTGCTGCTGGGCGAACACTAG
- a CDS encoding MBL fold metallo-hydrolase, giving the protein MTIWICGTCGVEHPDTDRPPAGDCAICADDRQWVPTSGQVWTTLDELAAGSREVVHRELEPGLHGFNREPQFGIGQWTHLVRTPGGNLLWDPPNHLDPTLAAKIEELGGAAVIVASHPHMYGSQVGWSHRLGNVPVLVHSADRRWVQREDAVIREWSGTERVLPGVTLVEAGGHFPGAAVAHVENDTGGTLLVGDTMLPVAAAGWVTFMRSYPNRIPLSAGLVQRIVDRLEPYEFDRLYGLLGGKVLGDAKGVVRRSAERYIAWVSGANDHLG; this is encoded by the coding sequence ATGACGATCTGGATCTGCGGAACCTGCGGGGTCGAACACCCCGACACCGACCGGCCCCCGGCCGGCGACTGCGCCATCTGCGCCGACGACCGGCAGTGGGTGCCCACCTCGGGGCAGGTGTGGACGACCCTCGACGAGCTCGCGGCCGGCAGCCGCGAAGTGGTGCACCGGGAACTCGAACCGGGCCTGCACGGGTTCAACCGCGAACCGCAGTTCGGGATCGGCCAGTGGACGCACCTGGTCCGGACGCCCGGCGGCAACCTGCTGTGGGACCCGCCGAACCACCTCGACCCGACGCTGGCCGCGAAGATCGAGGAGCTCGGCGGGGCCGCGGTGATCGTCGCCAGTCACCCGCACATGTACGGCTCCCAGGTCGGCTGGAGCCATCGGCTCGGGAACGTGCCCGTCCTCGTCCACTCCGCCGATCGGCGCTGGGTGCAGCGCGAGGACGCCGTGATCCGGGAGTGGTCCGGCACCGAGCGGGTCCTGCCCGGGGTGACCCTCGTCGAAGCCGGCGGGCACTTCCCCGGCGCCGCGGTCGCCCACGTCGAGAACGACACCGGCGGCACCCTGCTGGTCGGCGACACCATGCTCCCGGTGGCGGCGGCCGGGTGGGTGACCTTCATGCGCAGCTACCCCAACCGCATCCCGCTCTCCGCGGGCCTGGTGCAGCGGATCGTGGACCGCCTCGAGCCCTACGAGTTCGACCGCCTTTACGGTCTTCTCGGCGGCAAGGTCCTCGGGGACGCCAAGGGCGTGGTGCGCCGGTCCGCGGAGCGCTACATCGCCTGGGTGAGCGGGGCCAACGACCACCTCGGCTGA
- a CDS encoding MarR family winged helix-turn-helix transcriptional regulator yields MSSAPTGDRPGYLLKRAQQALNQACTDRLRPLELSMSQYAVLRALYDHPGASSAELARITFVTRQSLRDVLGGLRSAGLVTVAEQASTGRARPVALTPAGQARLDAAEELVAQVEAQMLDTLPADRRRDLAELLRICVGNLT; encoded by the coding sequence ATGAGTTCCGCCCCGACCGGCGACCGGCCCGGCTACCTGCTCAAACGCGCCCAGCAGGCACTGAACCAGGCCTGCACCGACCGGCTGCGCCCCCTGGAGCTGTCGATGTCGCAGTACGCCGTGCTGCGCGCGCTCTACGACCACCCCGGCGCGTCGTCGGCGGAACTCGCGCGGATCACGTTCGTCACGCGGCAGTCGCTGCGGGACGTCCTGGGCGGCCTGCGGTCCGCCGGACTGGTCACCGTCGCCGAGCAGGCGAGCACCGGCCGGGCGCGGCCGGTGGCGCTCACGCCGGCAGGTCAAGCCCGGCTGGACGCAGCCGAAGAGCTGGTCGCGCAGGTCGAGGCGCAGATGCTCGACACGTTGCCGGCCGACCGGCGGCGCGACCTGGCCGAGCTGCTGCGCATCTGCGTCGGCAACCTGACTTGA
- a CDS encoding nucleoside hydrolase, producing the protein MGTKLIIDTDPGVDDALAIALAALSPDVDLLGVTSVFGNVPLDRTTSNARRLLELFGRTDVPVAAGAARPLIYSKPRDAKEVHGGDGLSGHSYTLPEATRPQDERDAVRLMLDLLETSDEPVTIAPIGPLTNIAALLAAHPGAAAKIARLVIMGGGVTFGNSTTAAEFNIWSDPEAARRVLVEEDVPVVLVPLDLTHRCAVDGEWLAKLASSGPVGATLEGLTSTYRQHYTRVFGEDRMVMHDAVAVAEAISPGILHTETYRVDVDCGLGPARGQTLVDRRRLGEDDPQFTPGRPIEVALDTDLDGLRGFVLDRLTGAAR; encoded by the coding sequence ATGGGCACGAAGCTGATCATCGACACCGACCCGGGCGTCGACGACGCGCTGGCGATCGCGCTGGCGGCGCTGTCCCCGGACGTCGACCTGCTCGGGGTGACGTCGGTTTTCGGCAACGTCCCCCTCGACCGCACGACGTCGAACGCGCGCCGGCTGCTGGAGCTCTTCGGCCGCACCGACGTGCCCGTGGCCGCCGGGGCGGCGCGCCCGCTGATCTACTCCAAGCCGCGTGACGCGAAAGAGGTCCACGGCGGCGACGGCCTGTCGGGCCACTCCTACACGCTCCCCGAGGCGACGCGGCCTCAAGACGAGCGCGATGCCGTCCGGCTGATGCTCGACCTGCTCGAGACGTCCGACGAACCGGTGACCATCGCCCCGATCGGGCCGCTGACGAACATCGCGGCCCTGCTCGCGGCCCACCCGGGTGCGGCGGCGAAGATCGCGCGGCTGGTGATCATGGGCGGCGGCGTGACGTTCGGCAACAGCACGACCGCCGCCGAATTCAACATCTGGAGCGACCCCGAGGCGGCCCGGCGGGTGCTGGTCGAAGAGGACGTCCCGGTCGTGCTGGTGCCGCTGGACCTCACGCACCGCTGCGCCGTCGACGGCGAGTGGCTGGCGAAGCTCGCGTCGTCGGGGCCCGTCGGCGCCACCCTCGAAGGCCTGACCTCGACCTACCGGCAGCACTACACGCGCGTGTTCGGCGAAGACCGGATGGTCATGCACGACGCCGTCGCGGTCGCCGAAGCGATCTCGCCGGGCATCCTGCACACCGAGACCTACCGGGTCGACGTCGACTGCGGTCTCGGCCCGGCGCGCGGCCAGACCCTGGTCGACCGGCGGCGGCTCGGCGAGGACGATCCGCAGTTCACCCCCGGCCGCCCGATCGAGGTCGCGCTGGACACCGACCTCGACGGCCTGCGCGGCTTCGTCCTCGACCGGCTCACCGGAGCGGCCCGGTGA
- a CDS encoding maleylpyruvate isomerase family mycothiol-dependent enzyme, which translates to MKSLSHERLAAALGTEAERFGMAIAGAAPDLRVPTCPEWTLRDLTCHVGIAYYKSAAIIASRSTGYVPFEAVTIDEPPAFEALGGWLRDGAQRLVATVAEVGPETPTSTWSPDRRAGFWTRRLTHETVVHRADAAFATGTPYDVDADLAADGISEGLGLAAAFSRLQHPALDRTSLRGTGETLLFHATEPDVHWLVRRTPSGVEVAQEAAEADVVVEGRAADLLLALTERLAADDARLTVSGDAALFHHWRENTRF; encoded by the coding sequence GTGAAGTCGTTGAGCCACGAGCGGCTGGCCGCCGCCCTCGGCACCGAAGCGGAGCGGTTCGGGATGGCGATCGCTGGCGCCGCGCCGGACTTGCGCGTCCCGACGTGTCCGGAGTGGACACTGCGGGACCTGACCTGCCACGTCGGGATCGCCTATTACAAGTCCGCCGCCATCATCGCGAGCCGGTCCACGGGTTACGTGCCGTTCGAGGCCGTCACGATCGACGAGCCGCCCGCGTTCGAGGCCCTCGGCGGCTGGCTGCGCGATGGCGCACAGCGGCTCGTCGCCACGGTGGCCGAGGTCGGCCCCGAGACCCCGACGTCGACGTGGAGCCCCGATCGGCGCGCCGGGTTCTGGACGCGGCGGCTGACCCACGAAACGGTCGTCCACCGCGCGGACGCCGCCTTCGCGACGGGCACGCCGTACGACGTCGACGCGGATCTCGCCGCGGACGGGATCTCCGAGGGACTGGGGCTGGCGGCCGCCTTCTCGCGCCTGCAGCACCCGGCGCTGGACCGGACGTCGTTGCGAGGCACCGGCGAGACGCTGCTGTTCCACGCCACCGAACCCGACGTCCACTGGCTCGTCCGGCGGACCCCGTCGGGGGTCGAGGTGGCCCAGGAAGCCGCCGAGGCCGACGTCGTCGTCGAGGGTCGTGCCGCCGACCTGCTCCTCGCGCTGACCGAGCGGCTCGCCGCGGACGACGCCCGGCTCACCGTGTCCGGCGACGCGGCCCTGTTCCACCACTGGCGGGAAAACACGCGCTTCTAG
- a CDS encoding oxidoreductase, producing the protein MITDLPGTWTLGDRTVNRIGFGAMRLPQNGQAFAADAVPRNRDQAIGVLRRAVELGVDHIDTAAFYFSRLRSANELINRALAPYPDDLVIATKVGPARDPAGEWLPLARPEQLRGQVEENLRQLGRDHLDLVNLRVSGPASISEHFGALAGLREAGLIRHLGISNARPEHLAQAQAVAPVVCVQNAYGLGYRRGQDSFVDTCGEQGIAYVPFFAIAGAGREAGAGGDEHEEVLAAARAHGVSPAQVRLAWALRRGPHVLVIPGTGTRGHLEDNVAAGALRLTPDELARLDAVHRASPER; encoded by the coding sequence ATGATCACGGACCTGCCCGGCACCTGGACGCTCGGCGACCGCACGGTCAACCGCATCGGCTTCGGCGCGATGCGGTTGCCGCAAAACGGCCAGGCGTTCGCCGCCGACGCCGTCCCGCGCAATCGGGACCAGGCGATCGGCGTGCTGCGCCGGGCCGTCGAGCTGGGCGTCGACCACATCGACACCGCCGCGTTCTACTTCTCCCGGCTGCGTTCGGCCAACGAGCTGATCAACCGCGCGCTGGCGCCGTACCCGGACGACCTCGTCATCGCCACCAAGGTGGGCCCGGCCCGCGATCCGGCCGGCGAATGGCTGCCCCTGGCTCGCCCGGAGCAGCTGCGCGGACAGGTCGAAGAGAACCTGCGCCAGCTCGGCCGCGACCACCTGGACCTGGTGAACCTGCGCGTCTCGGGGCCGGCCTCGATCAGCGAGCACTTCGGCGCGCTGGCCGGGTTGCGCGAGGCCGGGCTGATCCGGCACCTCGGCATCTCCAACGCGCGGCCCGAGCACCTCGCCCAGGCGCAGGCCGTCGCGCCGGTGGTGTGCGTGCAGAACGCCTACGGCCTGGGCTACCGCCGGGGCCAGGACTCGTTCGTCGACACCTGCGGCGAGCAGGGCATCGCGTACGTGCCGTTCTTCGCGATCGCCGGCGCCGGGCGCGAGGCCGGAGCGGGCGGCGACGAGCACGAGGAGGTGCTCGCCGCCGCCCGGGCGCACGGGGTGAGCCCGGCGCAGGTGCGGCTCGCGTGGGCGCTGCGGCGGGGACCGCACGTGCTGGTCATCCCCGGCACCGGGACCCGTGGTCATTTGGAGGACAACGTCGCGGCCGGGGCCCTCCGGCTCACGCCGGACGAGCTGGCCCGCCTCGACGCCGTCCACCGGGCCTCACCGGAGAGGTGA
- a CDS encoding FAD-dependent monooxygenase has protein sequence MSDLETDVLVAGAGPAGLLLAAELALAGVRTTIVERLPERPPYCRGFNLNARALDLLARRGLAEGLVAEGHQVPHAPATGLPGPLLLDGTATDHPFSLGIPQTRVEEVLEARALELGAEILRGHDLRSFTQSADEVTAVVHNGRFGRTIRARFLAGCDGGRSTVRKQAGIGFPGVDARWYALLGDVECDLPYGPSAGPDGRSVFVIPRPGYVRIVVREDDPPSDKDTPVTLERLQAQVDAVLGRRAELRAPRWLSRFGDAARLASRYREGRVLLAGDAAHIHPPAGAIGVNVALDDAFNLGWKLAATVRGTAPDGLLDTYHAERHAAGARILANTRAQVALDEAGDEPWADLMRRVAAHPAGNRALAEIITGLDACYEPGGHAWLGRLAPDVPLRVSGAETHLAALLHAGRPVLVDLTSSGSFAAWPTVVAASSPSILDVDAALLRPDGHVAWVGTPGNGEAGLAEAMHRWVGDAPVPASA, from the coding sequence ATGTCCGATCTCGAAACCGACGTCCTCGTCGCCGGCGCCGGCCCGGCGGGCCTGCTGCTCGCCGCGGAGCTCGCGCTGGCCGGTGTCCGCACCACGATCGTCGAGCGCCTGCCGGAGCGTCCGCCGTATTGCCGCGGCTTCAACCTGAACGCACGGGCGCTGGACCTGCTCGCCCGCCGTGGGCTGGCCGAGGGTCTGGTGGCCGAGGGGCACCAGGTGCCGCACGCACCGGCGACCGGCCTGCCCGGCCCGCTCCTGCTCGACGGCACGGCGACCGATCACCCGTTCTCGCTGGGCATCCCGCAGACCCGCGTCGAAGAGGTCCTGGAGGCGCGGGCCCTCGAACTTGGCGCCGAAATCCTGCGCGGCCACGATCTGCGCTCGTTCACCCAGTCCGCGGACGAGGTCACCGCGGTGGTCCACAATGGACGGTTCGGCCGGACGATCCGCGCGCGCTTCCTCGCCGGCTGCGACGGCGGCCGCAGCACCGTCCGCAAACAGGCGGGAATCGGTTTCCCCGGCGTCGACGCGCGCTGGTACGCGCTGCTCGGCGACGTCGAATGCGACCTGCCGTACGGGCCTTCGGCGGGCCCGGACGGGCGGAGCGTGTTCGTCATCCCGCGGCCCGGGTACGTCCGGATCGTGGTCCGGGAGGACGACCCGCCATCGGACAAGGACACGCCGGTCACGCTGGAGCGGTTGCAGGCGCAGGTGGACGCGGTCCTCGGCCGCCGCGCCGAGTTGCGCGCACCCCGCTGGCTGAGCCGCTTCGGCGACGCGGCCCGCCTGGCCTCGAGGTATCGCGAAGGCCGGGTGCTGCTGGCGGGCGACGCGGCCCACATCCACCCGCCGGCGGGCGCGATCGGCGTGAACGTCGCGCTCGACGACGCGTTCAACCTGGGCTGGAAACTGGCGGCGACGGTGCGGGGAACAGCACCGGATGGGCTCTTGGACACCTACCACGCCGAGCGGCACGCGGCGGGTGCGCGGATCCTGGCGAACACACGGGCGCAGGTGGCGCTGGACGAAGCCGGGGACGAACCGTGGGCGGATCTGATGCGGCGCGTGGCGGCGCACCCGGCGGGGAACCGCGCGCTGGCGGAGATCATCACGGGGCTGGACGCGTGTTATGAGCCGGGCGGGCACGCGTGGCTGGGGCGGTTGGCGCCGGACGTGCCGCTGCGGGTGTCGGGAGCGGAGACGCACTTGGCGGCGCTGCTGCACGCCGGGCGGCCGGTGTTGGTGGATTTGACTTCATCGGGATCGTTCGCCGCTTGGCCGACGGTTGTGGCCGCTTCGAGTCCGTCCATTTTGGACGTTGATGCGGCGCTGCTGCGGCCGGACGGGCACGTCGCCTGGGTGGGCACGCCGGGCAACGGTGAGGCGGGGCTGGCGGAGGCGATGCATCGGTGGGTCGGCGATGCTCCGGTCCCGGCGTCCGCCTGA
- the rox gene encoding rifampin monooxygenase, which produces MDSSPSTTEPFDVIIAGCGPTGATLAAELRLHDVRVLVLEQDTEPASFVRIVGLHVRSLELMAMRGLLERLLRHGRQRPAGGFFAAIPKPAPRDLDSAHAYLLGIPQPVIVRLLEEHAIHLGAEVRHGCAVVDFEQDGEGVTVELADGGRLRARYLVGCDGGRSTVRKLSGVGFPGEPSRIETLMGEMAVDAPPAEIAAKVTEVSETHKRFWLRPFGDGVYSVVVPAADVVDRATPPTLDDFRQQLRAVAGTDFGVHSPRWLSRFGDATRLAERYRTGRVLLAGDAAHIHPPTGGQGLNLGIQDAFNLGWKLAARLRGWAPEPLLDTYQAERRPVAEAVLDNTRAQMELSSPGPGRQAVHRLLTELMDLDEVNRYLIAKITGLDIRYDFGAGPDLVGRRLRDIDVEHGRLYDRLHRGRGLLLDRTGRLTAGGWSDRVDHLADPTAALDVPGVLLRPDGHVAWVGDEQRDLNDQLARWFGSPLR; this is translated from the coding sequence ATGGACTCTTCGCCATCCACCACCGAGCCGTTCGACGTGATCATCGCCGGCTGCGGGCCGACCGGCGCGACGCTGGCCGCCGAACTGCGGCTGCACGACGTGCGGGTCCTCGTCCTGGAGCAGGACACCGAGCCCGCGTCGTTCGTCCGCATCGTCGGGCTGCACGTCCGCAGTCTCGAGCTGATGGCCATGCGCGGCCTGCTGGAGCGCCTCCTCCGGCACGGACGGCAGCGTCCGGCCGGCGGGTTCTTCGCCGCCATCCCCAAACCCGCGCCCCGCGACCTCGATTCCGCGCACGCCTACCTGCTGGGCATTCCGCAGCCGGTGATCGTCCGTCTCCTCGAAGAACACGCGATCCACCTGGGCGCCGAGGTCCGGCACGGGTGCGCCGTGGTCGATTTCGAACAAGACGGCGAGGGCGTGACCGTCGAGCTGGCCGATGGCGGACGACTGCGTGCGCGCTACCTCGTCGGCTGCGACGGCGGACGCAGCACGGTGCGCAAGCTCAGCGGCGTCGGCTTCCCCGGCGAGCCTTCGCGGATCGAGACGCTGATGGGCGAGATGGCGGTGGACGCGCCACCGGCGGAGATCGCCGCCAAGGTGACCGAGGTCAGCGAGACCCACAAGCGGTTCTGGCTCCGGCCCTTCGGTGACGGCGTCTACAGCGTCGTCGTCCCGGCCGCGGACGTCGTCGATCGCGCGACTCCACCCACCCTGGACGATTTCCGGCAACAGCTGCGGGCCGTCGCCGGAACCGACTTCGGCGTGCACTCGCCGCGCTGGTTGTCGCGGTTCGGGGACGCCACCCGGCTGGCCGAGCGCTACCGGACCGGGCGGGTGCTGCTGGCCGGCGACGCGGCGCACATCCACCCGCCCACCGGCGGCCAGGGCCTGAACCTGGGCATCCAGGACGCGTTCAACCTCGGCTGGAAACTGGCCGCGCGGCTCCGCGGCTGGGCGCCGGAACCGCTGCTGGACACCTACCAGGCCGAGCGTCGTCCGGTCGCCGAGGCCGTGCTCGACAACACCCGCGCCCAGATGGAACTTTCGTCCCCCGGACCGGGGCGGCAGGCGGTGCACCGGCTGCTCACCGAGCTGATGGACCTCGACGAGGTGAACCGCTACCTGATCGCGAAGATCACCGGGCTCGACATCCGCTACGACTTCGGTGCGGGTCCTGATCTGGTCGGCCGCCGCCTGCGCGACATCGACGTCGAACACGGCCGCCTCTACGACCGGCTGCACCGCGGCCGCGGCCTGCTGCTGGACCGCACCGGACGCCTGACCGCCGGCGGCTGGTCCGACCGGGTCGACCACCTCGCGGACCCCACCGCGGCCCTCGACGTCCCGGGCGTCCTGCTGCGCCCCGACGGTCACGTCGCCTGGGTCGGCGATGAGCAACGGGACCTGAACGACCAGCTGGCCCGCTGGTTCGGCTCACCTCTCCGGTGA